One region of Salvia miltiorrhiza cultivar Shanhuang (shh) chromosome 3, IMPLAD_Smil_shh, whole genome shotgun sequence genomic DNA includes:
- the LOC131015915 gene encoding beta-hexosaminidase 2-like: MTCIPHIFIIFISTTLWSTAPQSSALQFPINVWPKPTSIKWPHPQAIRLSPKFTISSPRHRYLIRAARRYRRLVLSEHHRPLVPPLLNLTSSPPLQTLAITVSDVAAPLSHGVDESYTLEIPSTGAAAELAAVTAWGAMRGMETFSQLVYSNPPAAACGLRISDAPLFAHRGVLLDTSRNYYKAADLVRLVRAMSMNKLNVFHWHITDSHSFPLVVPSEAELAERGAYGEEMKYTAADVKKIVEHGMEHGVRVVPEIDMPAHTGSWGEAYPEIMSCANEFWWPAEADWADRLASEPATGQLNPLNPKTYQVVKNVISDVVAMFPDQFYHAGADEVAPNCWKTDPHIQDLLSNNQTTLSHVLEIFVNSTLPYILSKNRTVVYWEDVLLDDTVRVSPSSLPPQHVVLQSWNNGPNNTKRIVSAGYRAIVSSADYYYLDCGHGGFLGNDSEYDKPPGADQGSGGSWCAPFKTWQTIYNYDITYGLKEAEAKMVLGGEVALWSEQADSTVMDSRIWPRASAMAEALWSGNRDEMGKKRSGEAVDRLSEWRYRMVGRGIGAEPIQPLWCIKNPGMCNTVHDT, encoded by the exons ATGACTTGTATTCCCCACATTTTCATCATATTCATATCCACTACATTATGGTCCACTGCTCCTCAATCCTCAGCCCTTCAATTTCCAATCAACGTCTGGCCGAAGCCGACCTCCATCAAGTGGCCCCACCCACAAGCAATCCGCCTCTCCCCCAAATTCACCATCTCCAGCCCCCGCCACCGTTACCTCATCCGCGCCGCCCGCCGCTACCGCCGCCTCGTCCTCTCCGAGCACCACCGCCCCCTCGTCCCGCCACTCCTCAACCTCACGTCTTCTCCGCCGCTTCAAACCCTCGCCATCACCGTCTCCGATGTCGCCGCCCCTCTCTCCCACGGCGTCGACGAGTCCTACACCCTCGAGATCCCGTCCACGGGCGCCGCCGCGGAGCTGGCCGCCGTGACCGCGTGGGGCGCGATGCGCGGGATGGAGACGTTCTCGCAGCTGGTGTACTCGAACCCGCCGGCGGCGGCGTGCGGCCTCCGCATCTCGGACGCGCCGCTGTTTGCGCACCGCGGCGTGCTGCTGGACACGTCGCGGAATTACTACAAAGCGGCGGATCTGGTGCGGCTGGTGAGAGCGATGAGCATGAACAAATTGAATGTTTTCCATTGGCACATAACTGATTCGCATTCTTTCCCACTGGTGGTGCCGTCGGAGGCGGAGCTGGCGGAGAGAGGGGCGTACGGCGAGGAGATGAAGTACACGGCGGCGGACGTGAAGAAGATCGTTGAGCACGGGATGGAGCATGGCGTTAGAGTCGTGCCGGAGATCGACATGCCTG CACATACAGGATCGTGGGGCGAAGCGTACCCTGAGATCATGAGCTGCGCGAATGAGTTCTGGTGGCCCGCAGAAGCCGACTGGGCTGATCGACTGGCGTCTGAGCCCGCCACCGGACAGCTCAATCCATTAAATCCTAAGACGTATCAAGTTGTCAAGAATGTGATCTCCGATGTCGTTGCCATGTTCCCCGACCAGTTCTACCACGCCGGAGCTGATGAGGTCGCTCCAAACTGCTGGAAAACCGATCCTCACATTCAAGACTTGCTGTCCAACAACCAAACAACCCTCAGCCATGTTCTTGAAATATTCGTGAATTCCACTCTGCCATACATCCTGTCCAAGAATCGGACGGTGGTCTACTGGGAGGACGTGCTGTTGGACGATACTGTGAGAGTGTCGCCTTCCTCGCTTCCTCCTCAGCACGTCGTCTTGCAGTCTTGGAACAACGGGCCCAACAACACCAAGAGGATTGTTAGCGCAGGCTACCGCGCCATTGTTTCGTCTGCGGACTACTATTACTTGGACTGCGGGCATGGAGGTTTTCTTGGAAACGACAGTGAGTATGATAAGCCGCCCGGGGCTGATCAGGGCAGCGGGGGATCGTGGTGTGCGCCGTTCAAAACGTGGCAAACTATTTATAACTATGATATAACGTATGGCCTGAAGGAAGCGGAGGCGAAGATGGTGTTGGGAGGAGAAGTGGCGCTGTGGTCGGAGCAGGCGGATTCGACTGTGATGGATAGCCGGATTTGGCCTCGAGCTTCGGCTATGGCGGAAGCGCTGTGGTCGGGGAATCGGGATGAAATGGGGAAGAAGAGAAGTGGGGAGGCTGTGGATAGGTTGAGTGAATGGAGATATAGAATGGTGGGACGTGGCATTGGTGCTGAGCCTATTCAGCCACTCTGGTGTATCAAGAATCCTGGCATGTGTAATACGGTTCATGACACTTAG